One region of Catenuloplanes indicus genomic DNA includes:
- a CDS encoding pectate lyase family protein, translating into MTKPAIAATIAGLLLVTLPSSAQASAPDLGRQTLPANDGWAAAGPGTTGGSAADDAHVFTVRTRAELVAAIGGRANTTPKIIYVEGRIDGFEAADGTLLDCADLADPAYSLDAYLAAYNPATWGYVAPAGELEAARARSVTRQTAQTQINLSPNTTIVGRPGATLTGLTLMVDGASNTIIRNLAIEDARDCFPAWSPTDGAIGNWNSNYDLISVRRSENVWVDHITFSDGDNPDTDQPIHFGRPYQVHDGALDITHTASYVTASWNVFTNHDKTMLIGSSNTVGPDVGRLKVTIHHNLFDGSIQRLPRVRFGQVDIYDNYYRSSGETFDYAWGVGVQSAIYAENNYFRLYDDLRPDAIIHDWGGTAIAERGTVVRTGNRAEVAISALDAYNATHDPDLSGDAGWTPVLRAGPVHATTDVPRVVGAFAGAGRL; encoded by the coding sequence ATGACGAAACCCGCCATCGCGGCGACGATCGCCGGATTGCTGCTGGTGACGCTGCCCTCGTCGGCGCAGGCGTCCGCACCGGACCTCGGGCGGCAGACGCTGCCCGCGAACGACGGCTGGGCCGCAGCCGGACCCGGCACCACCGGCGGCAGCGCAGCCGACGACGCGCACGTGTTCACGGTCCGCACCCGGGCCGAGCTGGTGGCCGCGATCGGCGGCCGGGCGAACACCACGCCGAAAATCATCTACGTCGAGGGGCGCATCGACGGCTTCGAGGCCGCGGACGGCACGCTGCTCGACTGCGCCGACCTGGCGGACCCGGCGTACTCGCTGGACGCCTACCTGGCCGCCTACAACCCGGCCACCTGGGGATACGTCGCGCCGGCCGGCGAGCTGGAGGCGGCCCGGGCCCGGTCGGTGACCCGGCAGACCGCGCAGACCCAGATCAACCTCAGCCCGAACACCACGATCGTCGGCCGGCCCGGCGCCACGCTGACCGGGCTGACGCTGATGGTCGACGGCGCCAGCAACACGATCATCCGCAACCTCGCGATCGAGGACGCGCGGGACTGCTTCCCGGCCTGGTCGCCGACCGACGGCGCAATCGGCAACTGGAACTCGAACTACGACCTGATCTCGGTACGGCGCAGCGAGAACGTGTGGGTCGACCACATCACGTTCTCCGACGGCGACAACCCCGACACGGACCAGCCGATCCACTTCGGGCGGCCGTACCAGGTGCACGACGGCGCGCTGGACATCACGCACACGGCGTCGTACGTGACGGCGTCCTGGAACGTGTTCACCAACCATGACAAGACCATGCTGATCGGGTCGTCGAACACGGTCGGCCCGGACGTCGGCCGGCTCAAGGTGACCATTCACCACAACCTGTTCGACGGCAGCATTCAGCGTCTGCCGCGGGTGCGGTTCGGTCAGGTCGACATCTACGACAACTACTACCGCAGCTCCGGCGAGACGTTCGACTACGCGTGGGGCGTCGGCGTGCAGTCCGCGATCTACGCGGAGAACAACTACTTCCGGCTGTACGACGACCTGCGGCCGGACGCGATCATTCACGACTGGGGCGGCACCGCGATCGCCGAGCGCGGCACGGTCGTCCGCACCGGCAACCGCGCCGAGGTCGCGATCAGTGCGCTCGACGCGTACAACGCCACCCACGACCCCGACCTGAGCGGCGACGCCGGCTGGACGCCCGTGCTGCGGGCCGGGCCGGTGCACGCCACCACGGATGTCCCGCGCGTCGTCGGCGCGTTCGCCGGCGCCGGGAGGTTGTGA
- a CDS encoding pectate lyase family protein: MRRVAHTIALAAVATVALVYAAPAAGAAALLTDTFEDGNSNGWSKSGGSWSVVSDGSLVYRQTGTGADARTYTGTASWTDYSVRARVKPTGFNGAGRTAGVTARVQSGSAYYGLAVSNAGRVELFERSGDAPVVLASASASVSTGTWYTLTLEVTGSTLRGYLNGVPVVTATDGTLTAGRAGLATSYASASFDDFEVSTGPVVEPTGTVTPTLPPTEPPIDPGAPPIGFASVNALGQNGTTGGAGGPTVTVDTAAGFLAAIATAGPLNIRVSGVLTLPGPMHDVTSDKTIVGVGAASGLTGGGLNIGLPVSSATSPPADAVHNVIIRNLTFTGTPDDAINVQMFTHHVWIDHNDLSDGYDGLIDIKRGSSYVTVSWNHVHDHTKNMLLGHDDSNGAQDTGHLKVTYHHNWFDRTPQRNPRVRFGEPVHVFNNYFVYNTDVGVACQANAGCVVEGNYFEDVEEPVSNSYAGPGGRCVARNNVFAGESGAPDCSGTVQEPSAYYGYTVADPDGVKAAVMSGAGPGKINF; the protein is encoded by the coding sequence ATGCGACGTGTCGCCCACACGATCGCCCTGGCCGCGGTCGCCACGGTCGCCCTGGTCTACGCGGCACCGGCCGCCGGCGCGGCTGCGCTGCTCACCGACACCTTCGAGGACGGCAACTCCAACGGCTGGTCCAAGTCGGGCGGGTCCTGGTCGGTCGTCTCCGACGGCTCGCTGGTCTACCGCCAGACCGGCACCGGCGCGGACGCCCGTACGTACACCGGTACCGCGTCCTGGACCGACTACTCGGTCCGGGCCCGGGTCAAGCCGACCGGATTCAACGGCGCCGGGCGTACCGCCGGTGTCACCGCCCGGGTGCAGAGCGGCAGCGCCTACTACGGGCTCGCGGTCTCCAACGCGGGTCGGGTCGAGCTGTTCGAGCGGTCCGGTGATGCGCCGGTCGTGCTGGCGTCCGCGTCCGCGTCGGTCAGCACCGGCACCTGGTACACGCTGACGCTCGAGGTCACCGGCAGCACGCTGCGCGGATACCTGAACGGCGTGCCGGTCGTCACGGCCACCGACGGCACGCTCACCGCCGGGCGGGCCGGGCTCGCCACCTCGTACGCGTCGGCCAGTTTCGATGATTTTGAGGTGTCGACCGGCCCGGTCGTGGAACCGACCGGCACGGTGACGCCCACGCTGCCGCCGACCGAGCCGCCGATCGACCCGGGTGCGCCGCCGATCGGGTTCGCCTCGGTGAACGCGCTCGGCCAGAACGGCACGACCGGCGGCGCCGGCGGGCCCACGGTCACGGTGGACACCGCGGCCGGGTTCCTCGCCGCGATCGCGACCGCCGGGCCGCTGAACATCCGGGTCAGCGGCGTGCTCACGCTGCCCGGCCCGATGCACGACGTGACCAGCGACAAGACCATCGTGGGCGTGGGCGCCGCGTCCGGGTTAACCGGTGGTGGCCTGAACATCGGCCTGCCGGTCTCCTCGGCGACCTCGCCGCCGGCGGACGCGGTGCACAATGTGATCATCCGGAACCTCACCTTCACCGGTACGCCGGACGACGCGATCAACGTGCAGATGTTCACGCACCACGTGTGGATCGACCACAACGACCTGTCCGACGGGTACGACGGGCTGATCGACATCAAGCGCGGCTCGTCCTACGTCACGGTCTCCTGGAACCACGTGCACGACCACACGAAGAACATGCTGCTCGGGCACGACGACAGCAACGGCGCGCAGGACACCGGGCACCTGAAGGTGACGTACCACCACAACTGGTTCGACCGGACTCCGCAGCGCAACCCGCGCGTCCGGTTCGGCGAGCCGGTGCACGTGTTCAACAACTACTTCGTCTACAACACCGACGTCGGCGTGGCCTGCCAGGCGAACGCGGGCTGTGTGGTCGAGGGCAACTACTTCGAGGACGTCGAGGAACCGGTCAGCAACAGCTACGCCGGTCCGGGCGGTCGCTGCGTGGCCCGCAACAACGTCTTCGCCGGCGAGTCCGGCGCACCGGACTGCAGCGGCACCGTGCAGGAGCCGAGCGCGTACTACGGCTACACCGTCGCGGACCCGGACGGGGTCAAGGCCGCCGTCATGTCCGGCGCCGGCCCCGGAAAGATCAATTTCTGA
- a CDS encoding ABC transporter ATP-binding protein translates to MATVTYAKASRVYPGTERPAVNELQLDIADGEFLVLVGPSGCGKSTSLRMLAGLEDVDGGQILIDGRDVTHLPPKARDIAMVFQNYALYPHMTVYENMAFALKLRKTSKAEIDRRVKEAAGLLQLEDYLSRKPKALSGGQRQRVAMGRAIVREPQVFLMDEPLSNLDAKLRVQTRSQIASLQAKLGITTVYVTHDQVEAMTMGHRVAVMLDGNLQQVDTPRALYDTPKNVFVAGFMGSPAMNIKTVSLVDGGADFAGIVLPITRENIESARTGGDKVTVGFRPEDTDLVSASEGGLPIVVELVEDLGSDANVYGHAEIGGTSERFVVRTDRRHMPNMGETVYVKPRADKIHLFNAKTTERI, encoded by the coding sequence ATGGCTACGGTCACCTACGCGAAGGCGTCCCGCGTCTACCCGGGCACCGAGCGCCCCGCGGTCAACGAGCTCCAGCTGGACATCGCCGACGGCGAGTTCCTGGTCCTCGTCGGCCCGTCGGGTTGCGGAAAGTCCACCTCGCTGCGCATGCTCGCCGGCCTGGAGGACGTCGACGGCGGTCAGATCCTGATCGACGGCCGCGACGTCACGCACCTCCCGCCGAAGGCACGCGACATCGCGATGGTCTTCCAGAACTACGCGCTCTACCCGCACATGACGGTGTACGAGAACATGGCCTTCGCGCTCAAGCTGCGCAAGACCTCCAAGGCGGAGATCGACCGCCGCGTGAAGGAGGCCGCCGGCCTGCTCCAGCTGGAGGACTACCTCTCCCGCAAGCCGAAGGCGCTCTCCGGCGGTCAGCGCCAGCGCGTCGCCATGGGCCGCGCCATCGTGCGTGAGCCGCAGGTGTTCCTCATGGACGAGCCGCTGTCGAACCTCGACGCCAAGCTCCGCGTCCAGACCCGTTCGCAGATCGCGAGCCTGCAGGCCAAGCTCGGCATCACCACGGTCTACGTCACGCACGACCAGGTCGAGGCCATGACCATGGGCCACCGGGTCGCGGTCATGCTGGACGGCAACCTCCAGCAGGTGGACACGCCCCGCGCGCTCTACGACACCCCGAAGAACGTGTTCGTCGCCGGCTTCATGGGATCCCCGGCCATGAACATCAAGACCGTGTCGCTGGTCGACGGCGGCGCCGACTTCGCCGGCATCGTCCTCCCGATCACCCGGGAGAACATCGAGTCCGCGCGCACCGGCGGCGACAAGGTCACCGTCGGCTTCCGCCCGGAGGACACCGACCTGGTCAGCGCGAGTGAGGGCGGCCTGCCGATCGTCGTCGAGCTGGTCGAGGACCTCGGCTCGGACGCGAACGTCTACGGCCACGCCGAGATCGGCGGCACCTCCGAGCGCTTCGTCGTCCGCACCGACCGCCGCCACATGCCCAACATGGGCGAGACGGTCTACGTCAAGCCGCGCGCCGACAAGATCCACCTCTTCAACGCCAAGACCACCGAGCGCATCTGA
- a CDS encoding MSMEG_6728 family protein gives MQTFLPYPNFLESARVLDGKRLGKQRAETLQVLRGLTRPGYGWRNHPAVKMWRGFEEALVRYGLDVCVAWQERGHADTVAVTLIADYAAGRRESPADVTIRSQAQLERVCAVPPWLGDDAFHLSHRSSLLQKDPDHYGPIFGDIPADLPYVWPVAA, from the coding sequence ATGCAGACATTCCTGCCTTATCCCAATTTTCTGGAGAGCGCCCGCGTGCTCGACGGCAAGCGCCTGGGCAAGCAACGCGCGGAGACGCTCCAGGTGCTGCGCGGCCTGACCCGGCCCGGGTACGGCTGGCGCAACCACCCGGCCGTCAAGATGTGGCGCGGCTTCGAGGAGGCACTGGTCCGGTACGGCCTGGACGTGTGCGTGGCCTGGCAGGAGCGCGGCCATGCGGACACGGTCGCGGTCACGCTGATCGCGGACTACGCGGCCGGCCGGCGGGAGTCGCCGGCCGACGTGACGATCCGTTCGCAGGCGCAGCTGGAGCGGGTCTGCGCGGTGCCGCCGTGGCTCGGCGACGACGCGTTCCACCTCAGCCACCGCTCCTCCCTGCTGCAGAAGGACCCGGACCACTACGGCCCGATCTTCGGCGACATCCCGGCCGACCTGCCCTACGTGTGGCCGGTGGCCGCCTAG
- a CDS encoding sensor histidine kinase, with protein MPEKVGMMVTRWLPVAVALSLTLVLAIARSGWWQGVLIVALGTAVAWLAPRAAEGRHAAREFRQVTTDLRRQRLAAEEARARAEERRDDAERARALAEAARERAEADRAGADAAREAADERALIGPEMHDLVSNAIGVMVVLAEGGPAAVESRPQAAERAFDTIAGTGRRTLAELGDMLSVLRRDIEPGERAVPGLADLPELVRIMRAAGMALTMVAPEGVRLGRREGLAVYRVVQEALTNALNHAPGQPVEVRLEVVDARLVATVSNPVPSRRGPEPAAGHGVRGMRERAESVRGELSAAEDDGRWRVRLAVPVEKAAKPAAAGKNRRGEKSGKGTGRKR; from the coding sequence TTGCCGGAGAAGGTGGGGATGATGGTCACGCGCTGGTTGCCGGTCGCGGTGGCGCTGTCGCTCACGCTCGTGCTGGCGATCGCGCGCTCCGGCTGGTGGCAGGGCGTGCTGATCGTGGCGCTCGGCACCGCGGTCGCGTGGCTCGCGCCGCGTGCGGCCGAGGGCCGGCACGCCGCCCGCGAGTTCCGCCAGGTCACCACGGATCTGCGCCGGCAGCGGCTGGCCGCGGAGGAGGCCCGGGCGCGCGCCGAGGAACGCCGCGACGACGCGGAGCGAGCCCGTGCGCTGGCCGAGGCCGCGCGGGAACGCGCGGAGGCGGACCGCGCCGGGGCGGACGCGGCCCGCGAGGCGGCGGACGAGCGCGCGCTGATCGGCCCGGAGATGCACGACCTGGTCAGCAACGCGATCGGTGTGATGGTGGTGCTGGCCGAGGGCGGGCCGGCCGCGGTGGAGAGCCGGCCGCAGGCGGCGGAGCGCGCGTTCGACACGATCGCCGGGACCGGGCGGCGTACGCTCGCGGAACTCGGCGACATGCTCAGTGTGCTCCGGCGGGACATCGAGCCGGGGGAGCGCGCGGTGCCCGGCCTGGCCGACCTACCGGAACTCGTGCGGATCATGCGGGCCGCCGGGATGGCGCTGACCATGGTGGCGCCGGAGGGTGTCCGGCTCGGCCGGCGTGAAGGGCTGGCGGTCTACCGCGTGGTGCAGGAGGCGCTGACGAACGCGCTCAATCACGCGCCGGGGCAGCCGGTCGAGGTGCGGCTGGAGGTCGTGGACGCGCGGCTGGTGGCGACCGTGAGCAACCCGGTGCCGTCGCGGCGCGGCCCGGAACCGGCAGCCGGGCACGGAGTGCGCGGCATGCGGGAGCGCGCCGAGAGTGTGCGCGGTGAGCTGTCCGCGGCCGAGGACGACGGCCGGTGGCGGGTCCGGCTGGCGGTGCCGGTGGAGAAGGCGGCCAAGCCGGCCGCGGCCGGCAAGAACCGGCGGGGCGAGAAGAGCGGCAAGGGTACGGGACGAAAGCGTTAA
- a CDS encoding S8 family serine peptidase — MLRYFLITLLVGGLTGPGLPGPAAASGTPKTSPAADTLGSDDARRLAEARADGRSTVTVLVATGRGGASAVAGRLTRLGGSVSRSVDRLGYVLAKMPTGSVLDAARLDGVEAIDLDSVVLRPDPSEGLAGGGPAAARESRGGPGKGTPADNPFLPTGETGAVEFIRTHPAYDGRGVTIGIMDSGVDVDHPALQRTTTGERKIVDVFTATDPLEDPTWLRMNLPVTGPSFEVGGARFTAPAGSYAFNWFYESITKASDPSGDVNRDGDTTDAFGVLYDPVSHDVRVDADRDKSFTDEPVMRPYRERYDIGHFGTDDPKTEAIDRMAFTVEYREDVDVSGTRSDFVNIGILESEHGTHVAGIAAGNDLLGNAAFDGAAPGARIVSGRACTWGGGCTYAALTDGMVDMVLNRRVDVINMSIGGLTALNDGRNAWVLLYNRLVTDYGVQMFISAGNDGPGLNTVGDPSTAGAVVSVGSTISRETWAANYGSAVSADYAMHPFSSRGPREDGGLKPDLVAPGAAISSIPTWLPGTPVAQAGYTLPTGYAMLQGTSMASPQATGAATLLLSAARAQDRGLTPAQLRRALYTSASHLPGVPAFAQGYGLIDVPAAWKLLWQDLETRTYTAVAPVCTALSDLIGAGDEPLPGRGGGIHNRCPAGEGGHKPWEWKAYPVTLTRTSGPAHPVAHRLGWIGNDGTFSAAKTVTLPLNEPVTVTAGARPSPGAHSAIMTVDDPATPVLDFEVFATVVAATPVTAPGYAFEAGGKIERNATRSYFVEVPDGAEALQVNLSGLAAGSQTRFVAIDPYGVPADPTATTGCYPNFEPVSPCAGIERDYRKPLSGIWEIEVEARRTSPMLVNPYRITAAVQGVEVSPAESKPGTVKVGEVKKLSWDLRNRFGPVRVVARGGPLGSVATRRPAIASDERLESTLTVPSGTARLDVSIGGTSDVAADLDLFVYRGDSDTPLASSADGDAVESVSLTDPEAGEYRVVVQGYSVPDGKTSFDYRDAYFSPKLGAVAVPGDVVRLEPGGTAKVSGSLTVASEAAGGRSLAGEMSVVTDQGAVVGSATVTLGS; from the coding sequence GTGCTGCGATATTTCCTCATCACGTTGCTGGTCGGCGGCCTGACCGGGCCCGGGCTTCCCGGCCCGGCCGCCGCGTCCGGCACACCCAAGACCTCGCCCGCCGCCGACACGCTCGGCTCCGACGACGCCCGCCGGCTCGCCGAGGCCCGGGCCGACGGCCGGTCCACCGTCACCGTGCTGGTCGCGACCGGCAGGGGCGGCGCGTCCGCGGTCGCCGGCCGGCTCACCCGGCTCGGCGGCTCCGTCTCCCGCAGCGTCGACCGGCTCGGGTACGTACTGGCCAAGATGCCGACCGGCTCCGTGCTCGACGCGGCCCGGCTCGACGGCGTGGAGGCGATCGACCTGGACTCGGTGGTGCTCCGCCCGGACCCGTCCGAAGGGCTGGCCGGCGGCGGCCCGGCGGCCGCGCGCGAGTCGCGCGGCGGGCCGGGGAAGGGCACGCCCGCGGACAACCCCTTCCTGCCCACCGGCGAGACCGGCGCGGTCGAGTTCATCAGAACCCATCCGGCCTACGACGGGCGCGGCGTCACCATCGGCATCATGGACTCGGGCGTGGACGTCGACCACCCGGCGCTGCAACGGACCACCACCGGCGAACGCAAGATCGTCGACGTGTTCACCGCCACCGACCCGCTCGAGGACCCCACCTGGCTGCGGATGAACCTGCCGGTCACCGGCCCGTCGTTCGAGGTCGGCGGCGCCCGGTTCACGGCACCGGCCGGGTCGTACGCGTTCAACTGGTTCTACGAGTCGATCACCAAGGCCAGCGACCCGTCCGGTGACGTCAACCGGGACGGCGACACCACGGACGCGTTCGGCGTGCTCTACGACCCGGTGTCGCACGACGTTCGGGTGGACGCGGACCGGGACAAGAGCTTCACGGACGAGCCGGTCATGCGGCCGTACCGGGAAAGGTACGACATCGGGCACTTCGGAACCGACGACCCGAAGACCGAGGCGATCGACCGGATGGCGTTCACCGTGGAGTACCGGGAGGACGTCGACGTCTCCGGCACCCGCTCCGACTTCGTGAACATCGGCATTCTGGAGAGCGAGCACGGTACGCACGTGGCCGGCATCGCGGCCGGCAACGACCTACTGGGCAACGCCGCGTTCGACGGTGCCGCGCCGGGCGCGAGGATCGTGTCCGGCCGGGCCTGCACGTGGGGCGGCGGGTGCACCTACGCCGCGCTCACCGACGGCATGGTGGACATGGTGCTCAACCGGCGCGTCGACGTGATCAACATGTCGATCGGCGGCCTGACCGCGCTGAACGACGGGCGCAACGCCTGGGTGCTGCTCTACAACCGCCTGGTCACCGACTACGGCGTGCAGATGTTCATCTCGGCCGGCAACGACGGGCCCGGCCTGAACACGGTCGGTGACCCGTCCACCGCCGGTGCCGTGGTCTCGGTCGGCTCTACGATCAGCCGCGAGACGTGGGCCGCGAACTACGGCTCGGCCGTCTCCGCCGACTACGCGATGCACCCGTTCTCGTCGCGCGGGCCGCGCGAGGACGGCGGGCTCAAGCCGGACCTGGTCGCGCCGGGTGCCGCGATCTCCAGCATCCCGACCTGGCTGCCCGGCACGCCGGTGGCACAGGCCGGATACACGCTGCCGACCGGGTACGCGATGCTGCAGGGCACCTCGATGGCGTCACCGCAGGCGACCGGCGCGGCCACGCTGCTGCTCTCCGCTGCGCGCGCGCAGGACCGCGGGCTCACCCCGGCCCAGCTGCGGCGGGCGCTCTACACCTCCGCGTCGCACCTGCCCGGCGTGCCGGCGTTCGCCCAGGGGTACGGGCTGATCGACGTACCGGCCGCGTGGAAGCTGCTCTGGCAGGACCTGGAGACGCGGACGTACACCGCGGTCGCGCCGGTCTGTACGGCACTGTCCGACCTGATCGGCGCGGGCGACGAGCCGCTGCCCGGCCGCGGCGGCGGCATCCACAACCGGTGCCCGGCCGGGGAGGGCGGGCACAAGCCGTGGGAGTGGAAGGCGTACCCGGTGACGCTCACCCGGACCAGCGGCCCGGCGCACCCGGTCGCGCACCGGCTCGGCTGGATCGGCAACGACGGCACGTTCTCCGCGGCGAAAACCGTGACGCTGCCGCTGAACGAGCCGGTCACGGTCACGGCCGGAGCGCGGCCGTCACCCGGCGCACACAGCGCGATCATGACGGTGGACGACCCGGCGACGCCGGTGCTGGACTTCGAGGTGTTCGCGACCGTGGTCGCGGCCACGCCGGTCACCGCGCCCGGGTACGCGTTCGAGGCGGGCGGGAAGATCGAGCGGAACGCCACCCGGTCGTACTTCGTGGAGGTGCCGGACGGGGCGGAGGCGCTGCAGGTGAACCTGTCCGGGCTGGCCGCGGGCTCGCAGACCCGGTTCGTGGCGATCGACCCGTACGGCGTGCCGGCCGACCCGACCGCGACCACCGGCTGCTACCCGAACTTCGAGCCGGTGTCGCCGTGCGCGGGCATCGAGCGTGACTACCGCAAGCCGCTCTCCGGCATCTGGGAGATCGAGGTGGAGGCGCGGCGGACGTCGCCGATGCTGGTGAATCCGTACCGGATCACCGCGGCCGTGCAGGGCGTCGAGGTATCCCCGGCCGAGTCCAAGCCGGGCACCGTGAAGGTGGGCGAGGTCAAGAAGCTCAGCTGGGACCTGCGCAACCGGTTCGGGCCGGTCCGCGTGGTGGCGCGGGGCGGGCCGCTGGGCAGCGTGGCGACCCGGCGGCCGGCCATCGCGAGCGACGAGCGGCTGGAGTCCACGCTGACCGTGCCGTCCGGGACCGCGCGGCTGGACGTGTCCATCGGCGGGACCAGCGACGTCGCGGCCGACCTGGACCTGTTCGTCTACCGCGGCGACTCGGACACGCCGCTGGCCTCGTCCGCGGACGGCGACGCGGTCGAGTCGGTGTCGCTGACCGACCCGGAGGCGGGGGAGTACCGCGTGGTGGTGCAGGGCTACTCGGTGCCGGACGGAAAGACGTCGTTCGACTACCGGGACGCGTACTTCTCGCCGAAGCTCGGCGCGGTGGCGGTACCCGGCGATGTCGTACGCCTGGAGCCCGGCGGTACGGCTAAGGTCAGCGGCTCGCTGACGGTGGCGTCGGAGGCGGCCGGCGGACGGTCGCTGGCCGGCGAGATGTCCGTCGTCACCGATCAGGGCGCCGTGGTCGGCAGCGCGACGGTCACGCTCGGCTCCTGA